In Patescibacteria group bacterium, the following are encoded in one genomic region:
- a CDS encoding Glu/Leu/Phe/Val dehydrogenase, with protein sequence MANLFNQALTQLKKAASLGVVDPKALEALTYPERTLNFTIPVRMDDGATRFFEGYRVQHSSLRGPYKGGIRYAPVVSENEVKALAFWMTMKCAIADIPYGGAKGGVKVDPKQLSEGELERLTRGFTRALYRFIGPWQDVPAPDVNTNAKIMAWMLDEYELLTGEHAPAVVTGKPIPLGGSQGRESATGEGGAIVLDQYVRDKGMDPKKTTVAVQGFGNVGYAMAKALHARGYKIVGIADSRNGICDNNGKGKEPGMDPFHILQEKQEKGMISGCYCKGSVCDCVHYKKISPEQILTMDVDIVVPAAVENVITEKNAKKIKAKIVCEMANGPTTPEADTILERRGIMVLPDVLANMGGVTVSYFEWAQNIQGVSWSAAEVGARLKEKMLSSYRVVRDIARERKVTYRTAAYLLALARLEAAMRAKGVIK encoded by the coding sequence ATGGCCAATCTATTTAATCAAGCACTCACACAATTAAAGAAGGCGGCAAGCCTTGGGGTTGTTGACCCCAAGGCGCTTGAGGCGCTCACGTACCCTGAGCGCACGCTCAATTTCACGATTCCGGTGCGCATGGATGACGGCGCCACAAGATTTTTTGAGGGGTATCGGGTGCAGCACTCGAGCCTTAGGGGCCCTTATAAGGGCGGTATCAGGTATGCGCCCGTGGTGAGCGAGAACGAGGTGAAGGCGCTTGCGTTTTGGATGACCATGAAGTGCGCGATCGCGGATATTCCCTATGGAGGAGCGAAAGGCGGCGTGAAAGTGGATCCTAAACAATTATCCGAAGGAGAGCTTGAGCGCCTCACGCGCGGATTTACGCGCGCGCTGTACCGGTTTATCGGCCCTTGGCAGGATGTGCCTGCGCCTGATGTGAATACCAACGCAAAAATAATGGCATGGATGTTGGACGAGTATGAACTCTTGACGGGAGAGCACGCGCCTGCGGTGGTTACGGGCAAACCCATCCCTTTGGGAGGAAGCCAAGGCAGAGAGTCGGCCACCGGCGAAGGCGGCGCGATAGTGCTTGATCAGTATGTGAGAGATAAGGGAATGGACCCGAAGAAAACGACTGTGGCGGTGCAAGGATTCGGCAATGTAGGGTATGCAATGGCGAAAGCGTTGCACGCGCGCGGGTATAAAATTGTAGGAATCGCTGATTCCCGGAACGGAATCTGCGATAACAATGGGAAAGGGAAAGAACCGGGCATGGACCCTTTCCACATACTCCAGGAAAAGCAGGAAAAAGGAATGATCTCTGGATGCTACTGCAAAGGATCAGTCTGCGATTGCGTGCATTATAAGAAGATTTCTCCCGAACAAATCCTTACTATGGATGTGGATATTGTCGTGCCCGCGGCGGTTGAAAATGTCATCACTGAAAAAAATGCGAAAAAAATTAAGGCAAAGATTGTATGCGAAATGGCCAACGGCCCCACTACGCCGGAGGCAGATACCATTTTAGAACGGCGCGGCATTATGGTGCTGCCGGATGTGCTTGCAAATATGGGGGGAGTCACAGTTTCCTATTTTGAGTGGGCGCAAAACATACAAGGAGTGAGCTGGAGCGCGGCAGAAGTGGGAGCCCGATTGAAGGAAAAAATGCTCTCATCCTACCGCGTGGTGCGGGATATCGCCCGCGAGCGGAAGGTGACCTACCGCACCGCGGCCTACCTTTTGGCGCTCGCGCGGTTAGAGGCGGCCATGCGCGCAAAGGGGGTAATCAAGTAG
- a CDS encoding pyridoxal phosphate-dependent aminotransferase, with protein sequence MPTISKRANEMIASPIRKYLPAAQAATKRGVKVYALNIGQPDLLAPTAFWKEVSKWRKGVLAYAPSTGLAEAQEAWSTYFQRRGLPLAPKDVLITTGGSEAIFFSMAITCDPGDEIIVFEPLYSSYKSYAGALNIKLVPVTLSSDNGYHLPSRKVIEKAVTKRTRAMVVINPNNPTGAVFTRKELARVAAVAKKYHLWIIADETYRDLVFVGKKTVSIYEIPGAAPYVILTDSASKRMNLCGARVGCLASTSPDVMANALKLAQARLSSPTIEQIAVNPLLTGSQKYLDDIRNEYRRRRDAVYGALRKMQGVKVHQPEGAFYLMATLPVKNSEDFVKFMLGEFQHEGKTVFVTPGEDFYSTPGKGRNEVRIAYVLKVKDLEIAMAVLEKGLQAFLANAKSKN encoded by the coding sequence ATGCCTACCATTTCTAAACGCGCAAATGAGATGATCGCATCTCCTATCCGCAAGTACCTTCCCGCGGCGCAGGCTGCCACGAAGCGCGGCGTCAAAGTGTATGCGCTCAATATTGGCCAGCCGGATTTATTGGCTCCTACTGCGTTTTGGAAAGAGGTTTCCAAATGGCGCAAGGGCGTGCTTGCCTATGCGCCATCCACGGGTCTTGCCGAAGCACAAGAGGCGTGGTCCACCTACTTCCAGCGTCGCGGATTGCCTCTTGCCCCCAAGGATGTCCTTATCACCACTGGCGGGAGCGAAGCGATTTTCTTTTCCATGGCGATAACCTGCGATCCCGGCGATGAGATTATCGTATTTGAACCTCTCTACTCGAGCTATAAAAGCTATGCGGGGGCACTTAATATCAAGCTCGTGCCTGTGACGCTTTCTTCTGATAACGGGTATCATCTTCCTTCGCGGAAAGTGATTGAAAAGGCAGTGACGAAACGGACAAGAGCAATGGTGGTGATTAATCCGAATAATCCCACTGGCGCAGTATTCACCCGCAAGGAACTGGCGCGGGTCGCGGCGGTCGCAAAAAAATATCACTTATGGATCATTGCGGATGAAACCTACCGCGACTTGGTGTTTGTGGGAAAGAAAACAGTGAGTATTTACGAAATTCCAGGTGCGGCGCCTTATGTCATCCTCACGGACAGCGCATCGAAACGCATGAACCTGTGCGGCGCGCGTGTCGGCTGTCTCGCAAGCACGAGTCCGGACGTGATGGCGAATGCCTTAAAGCTTGCGCAGGCAAGACTCTCTTCGCCCACCATTGAGCAGATTGCGGTGAATCCACTCCTCACGGGTTCTCAAAAATACCTTGATGATATCCGCAATGAGTACCGTCGCAGGCGCGATGCGGTGTACGGGGCATTGCGCAAAATGCAGGGCGTGAAAGTACACCAGCCAGAAGGAGCCTTTTACCTCATGGCCACTCTTCCCGTGAAGAACAGCGAGGACTTCGTGAAATTCATGCTGGGGGAATTTCAGCATGAGGGCAAGACGGTGTTTGTAACGCCGGGAGAGGACTTTTATTCCACCCCGGGAAAGGGAAGGAACGAGGTGCGGATCGCGTATGTGCTTAAGGTAAAAGATTTGGAGATAGCGATGGCAGTGTTGGAGAAGGGTTTGCAGGCATTTCTGGCGAATGCAAAATCAAAAAATTAA